The following proteins are co-located in the Engraulis encrasicolus isolate BLACKSEA-1 chromosome 2, IST_EnEncr_1.0, whole genome shotgun sequence genome:
- the akt1s1 gene encoding uncharacterized protein akt1s1 yields the protein MATLTQSTEPDIPDNHKESWLALLAAAEAYSQKSGCDLTILTACKKFQRSLVEGDATRKQQGAGGGGLSAAGRKWDYSYHVWGQGALAEASRRYMDDIAVLHSTSLLTAQRHTRLITGDAAAKPGVDMSPSNMGTRTGLTGDSGVETVSPNSRLYSQSYPSIYSSGAVVGQAGLQHGNGEGERERMALEETKRGRERSAIEDLEEEGEEVDEEEEEEEEDDMEGRGRNLNESIVSGVFSMDEDSISRDCEPFFESDGEEESTDGSMSEEAPPPSRCMPVGHGMMAARPPPHPMALARSLPVSVPVWGPYGRGTRAPQGENNSGERAGCADLDHIAASMKALLAPGATDGTEMFGALPRPRLNTGDFSLKH from the exons ATGGCCACTCTGACCCAGTCCACCGAGCCCGACATCCCCGACAATCACAAGGAGAGCTGGCTGGCCCTGCTCGCCGCGGCGGAGGCCTACAGCCAGAAGTCGGGCTGCGATCTGACCATCCTCACCGCCTGCAAGAAGTTCCAGCGGAGCTTGGTGGAGGGAGACGCCACCAGGAAGCAGCAGGGCGCCGGCGGTGGCGGCCTATCGGCTGCGGGCAGGAAGTGGGATTACTCCTATCACGTGTGGGGCCAGGGGGCGCTGGCGGAGGCGTCGCGGCGCTACATGGATGACATCGCCGTGCTGCACTCCACCTCGCTGCTGACGGCTCAGCGGCACACGCGCCTGATCACCGGAGACGCCGCAGCCAAGCCGGGAGTGGACATGTCCCCCTCCAACATGGGGACACGCACG GGCTTGACTGGGGACAGCGGTGTGGAAACGGTCAGCCCCAACTCGCGGCTCTATTCGCAGAGCTACCCGTCAATCTACAGCTCGGGGGCCGTGGTTGGTCAGGCCGGCCTGCAGCACGGAAacggggagggagaaagggagaggatggCTCTGGAGGAGACGAAAAGGGGAAGAGAGCGGTCCGCAATCGAGGacctggaggaagagggagaggaggtggatgaggaggaggaggaggaggaagaagacgacATGGAAGGACGCGGGCGGAATCTAAACGAATCCATAGTCTCTG GAGTGTTCTCCATGGACGAGGACTCCATCTCCAGGGACTGTGAGCCTTTCTTTGAgtcagatggagaggaggagagcactgaTG ggTCTATGAGCGAGGAAGCGCCCCCTCCATCCCGCTGCATGCCGGTGGGTCACGGCATGATGGCTGCGCGGCCCCCTCCGCACCCCATGGCCCTGGCCCGCTCGCTGCCCGTCTCGGTGCCCGTGTGGGGCCCGTATGGCCGGGGCACCAGGGCTCCCCAGGGGGAGAACAACAGCGGAGAGAGG gCTGGCTGTGCTGACCTGGACCACATTGCTGCCAGCATGAAGGCCCTGTTGGCCCCGGGGGCCACCGACGGCACCGAGATGTTCGGAGCGCTCCCCCGTCCACGCCTCAACACGGGCGACTTCTCTCTCAAACACTGA
- the zgc:195001 gene encoding stonustoxin subunit beta isoform X2 — protein MPSTAGTMNGVVSDPKKAGKSKKGAPVEEKPPEYDANLPEPKTRADLMKHWWPVSLDDRTAQKLLWISEGGMKVSRMTDETMCPYLDRPERYEHSPQVLCKEGINGWRGYWEVEFDGWVVVGIMLESSARKTKDGPCGLGENETSWGVGWAGNGYHVWHNAENVIVDEGMCNTLGIYLDQPAGIIKFYMVQTGADGAKEVKQLHQFKAKFTEKVFPGFWVGRQSFCWICKKD, from the exons GTAAAAGCAAGAAAGGAGCACCAGTAGAAG agAAGCCGCCAGAATACGACGCCAACCTCCCTGAACCCAAGACGAGGGCCGACCTGATGAAAC actgGTGGCCAGTTTCCTTGGATGACAGGACAGCGCAGAAGTTGCTGTGGATCTCCGAAGGAGGCATGAAGGTGTCCCGCATGACAGACGAGACGATGTGCCCCTACCTGGACAGACCAGAGAGATACGAGCACTCACCACAG GTGCTGTGCAAGGAGGGCATCAACGGCTGGCGCGGCTACTGGGAGGTGGAGTTTGATGGCTGGGTGGTGGTcggcatcatgctggagagtagcgCGCGCAAGACGAAAGACGGGCCCTGCGGTCTCGGGGAGAACGAGACGTCGTGGGGCGTGGGCTGGGCCGGCAACGGCTACCACGTGTGGCACAACGCCGAGAACGTGATTGTGGACGAGGGCATGTGCAACACCCTGGGCATCTACCTGGACCAGCCGGCAGGCATCATCAAGTTCTACATGGTGCAGACCGGAGCCGACGGAGCCAAGGAGGTCAAGCAGCTGCACCAGTTCAAGGCCAAATTCACGGAGAAGGTGTTCCCAGGCTTCTGGGTGGGCAGGCAGTCGTTCTGCTGGATCTGTAAGAAAGACTAG
- the zgc:195001 gene encoding stonustoxin subunit beta isoform X1, producing the protein MPSTAGTMNGVVSDPKKAGRGPKGGKSKKGAPVEEKPPEYDANLPEPKTRADLMKHWWPVSLDDRTAQKLLWISEGGMKVSRMTDETMCPYLDRPERYEHSPQVLCKEGINGWRGYWEVEFDGWVVVGIMLESSARKTKDGPCGLGENETSWGVGWAGNGYHVWHNAENVIVDEGMCNTLGIYLDQPAGIIKFYMVQTGADGAKEVKQLHQFKAKFTEKVFPGFWVGRQSFCWICKKD; encoded by the exons GAAGGGGGCCAAAGGGAG GTAAAAGCAAGAAAGGAGCACCAGTAGAAG agAAGCCGCCAGAATACGACGCCAACCTCCCTGAACCCAAGACGAGGGCCGACCTGATGAAAC actgGTGGCCAGTTTCCTTGGATGACAGGACAGCGCAGAAGTTGCTGTGGATCTCCGAAGGAGGCATGAAGGTGTCCCGCATGACAGACGAGACGATGTGCCCCTACCTGGACAGACCAGAGAGATACGAGCACTCACCACAG GTGCTGTGCAAGGAGGGCATCAACGGCTGGCGCGGCTACTGGGAGGTGGAGTTTGATGGCTGGGTGGTGGTcggcatcatgctggagagtagcgCGCGCAAGACGAAAGACGGGCCCTGCGGTCTCGGGGAGAACGAGACGTCGTGGGGCGTGGGCTGGGCCGGCAACGGCTACCACGTGTGGCACAACGCCGAGAACGTGATTGTGGACGAGGGCATGTGCAACACCCTGGGCATCTACCTGGACCAGCCGGCAGGCATCATCAAGTTCTACATGGTGCAGACCGGAGCCGACGGAGCCAAGGAGGTCAAGCAGCTGCACCAGTTCAAGGCCAAATTCACGGAGAAGGTGTTCCCAGGCTTCTGGGTGGGCAGGCAGTCGTTCTGCTGGATCTGTAAGAAAGACTAG